From the Gemmatimonadota bacterium genome, one window contains:
- a CDS encoding 50S ribosomal protein L10, translating into MPQPRAVKEQIVQDLSTRLKETESVYLTDLTGLDVGEVTELRSRLRAESVECRVIKNTLTRLAVADAGLPDLGETLDGPTALVLSADPVAPAKILIDFGKDHEERPRIKGGFLTGEIIDAAQAVTLSKLPGRDELLAKTVSGIAAPINGLVFTLSGVLSGLVRTLSAVSQQKASQQER; encoded by the coding sequence ATGCCCCAGCCGCGTGCCGTTAAAGAGCAGATCGTCCAGGATCTGTCGACGCGATTGAAGGAAACCGAAAGCGTGTACCTGACGGACCTCACCGGCCTGGACGTCGGCGAGGTAACCGAACTTCGAAGCCGGCTGCGGGCAGAGTCCGTGGAATGCCGCGTCATCAAGAACACGCTGACGCGCCTCGCCGTCGCGGACGCGGGCCTGCCCGACCTGGGCGAGACCCTGGACGGACCGACGGCGCTCGTCCTGTCGGCCGACCCGGTGGCCCCGGCGAAGATCCTCATCGATTTCGGCAAGGACCACGAAGAACGCCCCCGCATCAAGGGCGGGTTCCTGACCGGCGAGATCATCGACGCCGCGCAGGCCGTGACGCTTTCAAAGCTGCCCGGCAGGGACGAGCTGCTGGCCAAGACGGTGAGCGGCATCGCCGCGCCGATCAACGGCCTGGTGTTCACGTTGTCCGGCGTGCTGAGCGGCCTGGTCCGCACCCTGTCGGCCGTTTCGCAGCAGAAGGCTTCGCAGCAGGAGCGTTGA
- a CDS encoding 50S ribosomal protein L1 has translation MKRGRRYLAAREKVEAGKDYPLEDALTIVKETSKTKFDETVDVAMRLNVDPRHADQMVRGAIALPHGTGKETRVLVLTRGEAQKDAQEAGADYVGADEYIEQIEKGWTDFDVVIATPDIMRDVGKLGRVLGPRGLMPNPKSGTVTFDVGPAVREVKAGRIEYRVDRNGNLHGPVGKVSFSVEQLTENASTFIDAVMRAKPASAKGQYIRRLTVSSAMGPGVQVDRQAAAREA, from the coding sequence ATGAAAAGAGGCAGGCGCTACCTGGCCGCCAGGGAAAAAGTGGAAGCGGGGAAGGACTATCCCCTCGAGGACGCGTTGACGATCGTCAAGGAAACCTCGAAGACGAAATTCGACGAGACCGTCGACGTGGCCATGCGGCTGAACGTGGATCCCCGCCACGCGGACCAGATGGTACGGGGCGCCATCGCGCTGCCCCACGGAACGGGGAAGGAAACCAGGGTACTCGTGCTGACCCGGGGCGAAGCGCAGAAGGACGCCCAGGAGGCCGGCGCGGATTACGTCGGCGCCGACGAGTACATCGAGCAGATCGAGAAGGGCTGGACCGATTTCGACGTCGTGATCGCCACGCCCGATATCATGCGTGACGTCGGCAAGCTGGGCCGCGTACTGGGTCCGAGGGGCCTCATGCCCAACCCGAAGAGCGGCACCGTGACCTTCGACGTCGGTCCCGCGGTCCGGGAAGTCAAGGCGGGCCGGATCGAATACCGCGTGGACCGCAACGGCAACTTGCACGGTCCCGTGGGCAAGGTGTCCTTCTCCGTGGAGCAGCTGACGGAGAACGCCTCGACGTTCATCGACGCGGTCATGCGGGCGAAGCCTGCATCCGCCAAAGGGCAATACATCAGGCGTCTTACCGTCTCCTCCGCCATGGGACCCGGCGTACAGGTCGACCGCCAGGCGGCGGCCCGCGAGGCGTAG
- the rplK gene encoding 50S ribosomal protein L11, whose product MAKKISTVIKLQVPAGQANPAPPVGSALGQHGVNPMEFCKVFNAKTNDQMGLIIPVVITVYADRSFSFITKTPPAAVLLKREAGLAKASGEPNREKVGKVTRDQVRQIAELKKPDLNAADTEAAMRMIEGTARSMGIEVEG is encoded by the coding sequence GGGCAGGCGAATCCGGCGCCGCCGGTAGGATCGGCCCTCGGCCAGCACGGCGTCAATCCCATGGAGTTCTGCAAGGTCTTCAACGCGAAGACCAATGACCAGATGGGGCTGATCATACCGGTCGTGATCACGGTGTACGCCGACCGCAGTTTTTCCTTCATCACGAAGACGCCCCCGGCCGCGGTGCTGCTCAAGCGCGAGGCCGGACTGGCGAAGGCGTCGGGCGAACCCAACCGCGAGAAGGTCGGCAAGGTAACGCGGGACCAGGTGAGGCAGATCGCCGAGCTCAAGAAGCCGGACCTGAACGCCGCGGATACGGAAGCGGCCATGCGCATGATCGAAGGCACGGCCCGCAGCATGGGCATCGAGGTGGAAGGCTAA